The following are encoded together in the Raineyella sp. LH-20 genome:
- a CDS encoding MerR family transcriptional regulator: protein MTEARHSIGWVVKELTPEFADLSISKIRYLETEGLLSPERAPSGYRKYSEGDVKRLHYILTMQRTHYLPLKVIREHLDQIDRGLTPPRIETPSPGVPDPPPEPVAPPPRRPLNGADPRSDDPRGVDPRGVDSRAAGDPPTRPAEHRKRRPVRLSRAELIEKSGLAEPILAELERLLVITPRRGTHYYDQDAFAVAVAAKQLATFGIDPRHLRQIKIAADKEVGLINQATAAHTRRGSSRQTIEELTRLINVTHLAMVRSGVQRELG from the coding sequence ATGACGGAGGCCCGACACTCGATCGGGTGGGTGGTCAAGGAACTCACGCCCGAGTTCGCTGATCTGTCGATCTCCAAGATCCGCTATCTGGAGACCGAAGGACTGCTCAGCCCCGAGAGAGCTCCCTCCGGATACCGCAAGTATTCGGAGGGGGATGTCAAGCGCCTGCACTACATCCTCACCATGCAGCGGACGCACTACCTGCCGCTGAAGGTCATCCGCGAGCACCTCGACCAGATCGATCGGGGCCTCACCCCGCCCCGGATCGAGACCCCCAGTCCCGGTGTCCCCGATCCACCGCCCGAGCCGGTGGCCCCGCCCCCGCGCCGCCCGCTGAACGGCGCCGACCCTCGGAGCGATGATCCTCGCGGTGTCGATCCTCGCGGTGTCGACTCTCGCGCGGCCGGCGACCCGCCGACACGTCCCGCCGAGCACCGCAAGCGGCGCCCCGTACGGCTCAGTCGCGCGGAACTGATCGAGAAGTCCGGCCTGGCCGAGCCGATCCTGGCCGAACTCGAGCGGCTCCTGGTCATCACCCCCCGGCGCGGCACGCACTACTACGACCAGGACGCCTTCGCCGTGGCGGTGGCGGCCAAGCAGCTCGCGACGTTCGGCATCGATCCGCGACACCTGCGCCAGATCAAGATCGCCGCCGACAAGGAGGTCGGGTTGATCAACCAGGCCACCGCCGCGCACACCCGACGGGGCAGCTCCCGCCAGACGATCGAGGAGCTCACCCGGCTGATCAACGTCACGCACCTGGCGATGGTGCGCTCCGGGGTGCAGCGCGAACTCGGCTGA
- a CDS encoding MalY/PatB family protein yields the protein MTYEILTVPLAELRTRTSMKWRRYPPDVLPLWVAEMDCRVAPPVAAALHEAIDRGDTGYPSGPVYEQAVARFAADQWGLELDPARIGLMPDVMGGIRNAIEVTTRPGDHVVVDPPVYPPFFAAVTGTGRQLLEVPMAADGRLDLAALEAAFSGRLGVRPSAYLLASPHNPTSRAHSAEDLATVARLATEHRIRVIVDAIHAPLTDPGIDYVPYLSMPGSEDALVLFSASKAWNLAGLKAAVMVAGPAATKDLAAVPYDAARGAASHLAVLSHTVALDEGRPWLTQLRSEIAANRALVDRLLASTMPAVTQLPGNATYLAWLDCTALGLADPYRHFLDSARVALNPGPAFGSIGRGHVRLNLATSPEILTEAISRMAASLG from the coding sequence GTGACGTACGAGATCCTCACTGTTCCGTTGGCCGAGCTGCGCACCCGCACGTCGATGAAGTGGCGCCGCTACCCGCCGGACGTCCTCCCGCTGTGGGTCGCGGAGATGGACTGCCGGGTGGCTCCCCCGGTGGCCGCCGCCCTGCACGAGGCGATCGACCGCGGCGACACCGGCTATCCGTCCGGTCCGGTCTACGAGCAGGCGGTCGCCCGGTTCGCCGCCGACCAGTGGGGGCTGGAACTCGACCCGGCCAGGATCGGCCTGATGCCCGACGTGATGGGCGGCATCCGCAACGCCATCGAGGTCACCACCCGACCCGGTGACCACGTGGTGGTCGATCCGCCGGTCTACCCACCGTTCTTCGCCGCCGTCACCGGCACTGGACGTCAACTGCTCGAGGTGCCGATGGCTGCCGACGGCCGCCTCGATCTGGCCGCACTGGAGGCGGCGTTCTCCGGGCGTCTCGGCGTACGGCCCTCCGCCTACCTGCTCGCCAGCCCGCACAACCCGACCAGCCGCGCCCACTCCGCCGAGGACCTGGCGACGGTGGCCCGGCTGGCCACGGAACACCGGATCCGGGTGATCGTCGACGCGATCCACGCCCCGCTCACCGATCCCGGCATCGACTACGTGCCCTATCTGTCGATGCCCGGTTCGGAGGACGCGCTGGTCCTCTTCAGCGCCTCGAAGGCCTGGAACCTCGCCGGCCTCAAGGCCGCCGTGATGGTCGCCGGCCCGGCCGCGACGAAGGACCTCGCGGCGGTGCCGTACGACGCCGCCCGTGGGGCGGCCAGCCACCTCGCAGTGCTGAGCCACACCGTCGCGCTCGACGAGGGCCGGCCGTGGCTCACCCAGTTGCGCAGCGAGATCGCCGCGAACCGGGCCCTGGTGGACCGGCTGCTGGCCTCGACGATGCCGGCGGTCACCCAGCTGCCCGGCAATGCGACCTATCTGGCCTGGCTGGACTGCACGGCGCTGGGGCTGGCCGATCCCTACCGGCACTTCCTGGACTCGGCGCGGGTCGCGCTCAACCCGGGCCCGGCGTTCGGGTCGATCGGCCGCGGACACGTACGCCTCAACCTCGCGACCTCCCCGGAGATCCTCACCGAGGCGATCTCGCGGATGGCCGCCAGCCTGGGCTGA
- a CDS encoding pilus assembly protein, translating into MTTYAAGPGPARPGRRDQRGHALSVMVLLVTVALGLMAGLVVDGGQQVTAMRRATAVAEHAARAAADAAAASALEGGPDPQAAGAAASAVLAAEPEVTGTVTIRPGRRIRVETRAERPTVFLSVIGIGSVHASASASADLVRIG; encoded by the coding sequence ATGACGACGTACGCAGCCGGCCCTGGGCCGGCCCGACCAGGGCGCCGCGACCAGCGGGGGCACGCCCTGTCGGTGATGGTGCTGCTGGTCACCGTGGCGCTGGGACTGATGGCCGGGCTGGTCGTCGACGGGGGCCAGCAGGTGACCGCGATGCGACGGGCGACCGCCGTGGCCGAGCACGCCGCCCGGGCCGCCGCCGACGCGGCGGCGGCCTCGGCACTGGAGGGCGGGCCCGATCCGCAGGCGGCCGGGGCGGCGGCGTCGGCGGTGCTGGCGGCCGAGCCGGAGGTCACCGGGACGGTGACGATCCGGCCGGGTCGGCGGATCCGGGTCGAGACCCGGGCCGAGCGACCCACCGTGTTCCTCTCGGTGATCGGCATCGGTAGCGTCCACGCCAGTGCGTCGGCCTCCGCCGATCTGGTGCGGATCGGCTGA
- the lnt gene encoding apolipoprotein N-acyltransferase, translating to MNASVITGPAPVQTVDTTDRRTPWWVIAAMAVAGALTMRLAFPQPGWWPLLVPGLALVLGSAAIPARPRSAALVGLLSGLAFYLPLVHWATLFLGWLPWAALGAVMALWWALGYVAIFWLHRWARHAWPGPVGRWLLTPLVTAGLWTARDVVSSSWPYRGFAWGRLAQALAWSPLVDLVGWLGLAGTGFVLALVAAAAVPGARRLVRRDVRPAHRALPLTGWLALVVLLVAVPGYPSVTTGTIRVAGIQGGDERAGYFMGGQPGDVLDAHLQATALVPADAHPDVVVWPEGAAEWDPSHWPSLQSRFDALSARLGAPLLLGSATDRNGRTYQSEYVWPSTGGTREIYDKRNPVPFGEYVPDREVYDKIVPGLIGLIGRDLQPGTGPAALALTTRDGRPADVGVAICYDIIDDALGRESVREGAQWLVSPTNNADFGRTDELDQQLAFARLRAVETGRSLVQVSTVGHTAAFGPDGRVLAQVPWYTPEAMVVDVPLSTTITPAVRFGAVIQLTGAAVGLLGLLTCAVLASRIRRGGRRESHSESPRLSV from the coding sequence GTGAACGCCAGCGTGATCACCGGACCGGCACCGGTGCAGACAGTCGACACCACGGATCGCCGGACACCGTGGTGGGTCATCGCCGCGATGGCCGTCGCCGGCGCGTTGACGATGCGCCTGGCCTTCCCGCAGCCCGGCTGGTGGCCCCTGTTGGTGCCGGGACTGGCCCTCGTGCTCGGCTCGGCCGCGATCCCGGCCCGCCCGCGGTCGGCCGCGCTGGTCGGCCTGCTCAGCGGTCTGGCCTTCTACCTGCCGCTGGTGCACTGGGCCACCCTCTTCCTCGGCTGGCTGCCGTGGGCCGCCCTGGGCGCCGTGATGGCCCTGTGGTGGGCACTCGGCTACGTCGCGATCTTCTGGCTGCACCGCTGGGCGCGCCACGCCTGGCCCGGGCCGGTCGGGCGCTGGCTGCTCACCCCGCTGGTCACCGCCGGGCTGTGGACCGCCCGGGACGTCGTGTCGAGCTCCTGGCCCTACCGCGGGTTCGCCTGGGGACGGCTCGCGCAGGCACTGGCCTGGAGCCCGCTGGTGGACCTGGTCGGCTGGCTCGGGCTGGCCGGCACCGGTTTCGTCCTCGCCCTGGTCGCCGCGGCTGCCGTCCCGGGCGCCCGGCGACTGGTCCGTCGTGACGTACGTCCCGCGCACCGGGCGCTGCCGCTCACCGGGTGGCTGGCGCTGGTCGTCCTGCTGGTCGCCGTGCCGGGCTACCCGTCGGTGACGACCGGGACGATCCGGGTCGCCGGCATCCAGGGCGGCGACGAACGGGCCGGCTATTTCATGGGCGGCCAACCGGGTGACGTCCTCGACGCCCACCTGCAGGCGACCGCCCTGGTGCCCGCTGACGCCCACCCGGACGTCGTCGTCTGGCCCGAGGGGGCGGCGGAGTGGGACCCGTCCCACTGGCCGTCGCTGCAGAGCCGGTTCGACGCCCTGTCCGCCCGGCTCGGCGCGCCGCTGCTGCTCGGCTCGGCGACGGACCGGAACGGCCGGACCTACCAGTCGGAGTACGTCTGGCCCTCGACCGGCGGCACCCGGGAGATCTACGACAAGCGCAATCCGGTGCCGTTCGGGGAGTACGTGCCCGACCGGGAGGTGTACGACAAGATCGTGCCGGGCCTGATCGGCCTGATCGGGCGGGACCTCCAGCCGGGCACCGGTCCGGCGGCGCTCGCACTGACCACCCGCGACGGTCGTCCGGCCGACGTCGGTGTGGCGATCTGCTACGACATCATCGACGACGCGCTGGGCCGCGAGTCGGTCCGCGAGGGCGCGCAGTGGCTGGTCTCACCGACCAACAACGCCGACTTCGGCCGCACCGACGAACTCGACCAGCAGCTCGCGTTCGCCCGGCTGCGGGCGGTCGAGACGGGGCGGTCGCTGGTCCAGGTCTCCACCGTCGGGCACACCGCCGCCTTCGGCCCGGACGGTCGCGTGCTGGCGCAGGTCCCGTGGTACACGCCGGAAGCGATGGTGGTGGACGTGCCGCTGTCGACGACGATCACCCCGGCCGTACGGTTCGGTGCGGTGATCCAGCTCACAGGTGCCGCGGTCGGTCTCCTCGGCCTGCTCACCTGCGCGGTGCTGGCGAGCAGGATCCGGCGCGGAGGCCGCCGAGAGAGCCACTCGGAATCGCCTAGGCTGTCGGTGTGA
- a CDS encoding DUF881 domain-containing protein, whose product MRDEEIERPERDEGAEGPADAELGQDRPQDDRVAPSTDESDAPVEDLDASVEDPDGPAAETSESDQDTAAPGEDTPAPGDESDEPDEAPAGDDLPENDEPTATGMTPEPSESAEGGDLGPTGEEPGAAAEEAPDAGLAPQDSVEAPQDSVEAPQGSVEAPQDSLDAEVAAYDTSVDAAAGDAASATVTAAPPASETPDEASPSPVRPTFRDWLRPERTQVVVAILLAVVAFAVVTQIRSRGQVDSYSSLRQSDLVGMLDGLNQESRRLQNELESLQAARDQLQSGQDNETLARAQAEDRLTALGILAGTIPAQGQGITITITDPQAKVKPAMILDALEEMRDAGGEVMQINGRIRVVASTWVGSGASGIVVDGQAVSTPITLEVIGDPHSLEEAARFRGGLVSQITDPRVGGQVTITKSDNLTITSLHTARSPQFARTDPNADTGTGKGN is encoded by the coding sequence ATGCGTGATGAGGAGATCGAACGCCCCGAACGGGACGAAGGGGCCGAGGGGCCGGCCGATGCCGAGCTCGGGCAGGACCGGCCGCAGGACGACCGGGTCGCTCCGTCGACCGACGAGTCGGACGCACCGGTCGAGGATCTGGACGCGTCGGTCGAGGATCCGGATGGGCCGGCCGCGGAGACGTCCGAGTCGGACCAGGACACAGCCGCGCCGGGCGAAGACACACCCGCGCCGGGCGATGAGTCGGACGAGCCGGACGAAGCTCCGGCGGGGGACGACCTTCCGGAGAACGACGAGCCCACAGCGACCGGCATGACGCCGGAGCCGAGCGAGTCTGCCGAAGGGGGCGACCTCGGTCCGACCGGGGAGGAGCCCGGCGCAGCGGCCGAGGAAGCACCGGACGCAGGCCTCGCCCCGCAGGACAGTGTCGAGGCCCCGCAGGACAGTGTCGAGGCCCCGCAGGGCAGTGTCGAGGCCCCGCAGGACAGCCTTGACGCCGAGGTCGCCGCGTACGATACCTCCGTCGACGCCGCCGCAGGCGATGCGGCATCGGCGACCGTCACAGCGGCCCCTCCGGCGTCGGAGACGCCCGACGAGGCCAGCCCGTCGCCGGTGCGCCCCACCTTTCGGGACTGGCTGCGGCCGGAGCGCACCCAGGTGGTGGTGGCGATCCTGCTCGCCGTTGTGGCCTTCGCCGTCGTCACCCAGATCCGCAGCCGCGGCCAGGTCGACTCGTACAGTTCCCTGCGCCAGTCGGACCTGGTCGGCATGCTCGACGGGCTCAACCAGGAGTCCCGGCGGTTGCAGAACGAATTGGAGTCCCTCCAGGCCGCCCGCGACCAGCTCCAGTCCGGCCAGGATAACGAGACGCTGGCCCGCGCCCAGGCCGAGGACCGGCTGACCGCGCTGGGCATCCTCGCCGGCACCATCCCGGCCCAGGGGCAGGGGATCACCATCACCATCACCGATCCCCAGGCCAAGGTGAAACCGGCGATGATCCTCGACGCCCTCGAGGAGATGCGCGACGCCGGCGGCGAGGTGATGCAGATCAACGGCCGGATCCGGGTCGTGGCCAGCACCTGGGTCGGCAGCGGCGCCTCGGGGATCGTCGTGGACGGCCAGGCGGTGTCGACGCCGATCACCCTCGAGGTGATCGGCGATCCGCACTCCCTGGAGGAGGCGGCCCGGTTCCGCGGCGGCCTGGTGAGCCAGATCACCGACCCGCGGGTCGGTGGGCAGGTGACCATCACCAAGTCGGATAACCTGACGATCACGTCCCTGCACACCGCGCGGTCCCCGCAATTCGCCCGTACGGATCCGAACGCCGACACGGGGACGGGCAAGGGCAACTGA
- a CDS encoding MerR family transcriptional regulator, translating to MSSTADTPTSRTETPLAQATLFDGDFAPVPEDVGFRGPVAAKAADITYRQLDYWARIGLVTPGVRSASGSGSARLYSFRDILLLKVIKRLLSAGVSLQQIRTAIDYLRDRGVEDLTEVTLISDGVSVYECTRDDEVIDLLKGGQGMFGIAIGSVWRDVEGSLAELPAERNAEETPTVVPGDELAARRRRRQAS from the coding sequence ATGAGCAGCACGGCGGACACTCCGACGTCTCGCACCGAGACCCCGCTCGCCCAGGCGACGCTCTTCGACGGTGACTTCGCGCCGGTCCCCGAGGACGTCGGATTCCGTGGTCCGGTCGCCGCCAAGGCCGCCGACATCACCTACCGCCAGCTCGACTACTGGGCCCGGATCGGCCTCGTCACGCCCGGCGTCCGCAGCGCGAGCGGGTCGGGCAGCGCCCGGCTCTACAGCTTTCGCGACATCCTCCTGCTGAAGGTGATCAAGCGGCTGCTCAGCGCCGGCGTCTCCCTGCAGCAGATCCGTACGGCCATCGACTACCTGCGTGATCGCGGGGTGGAGGACCTCACCGAGGTGACGCTGATCAGCGACGGCGTCTCGGTCTACGAATGCACCCGCGACGACGAGGTGATCGACCTGCTCAAGGGCGGTCAGGGCATGTTCGGCATCGCCATCGGGTCGGTGTGGCGCGACGTGGAGGGATCCCTCGCCGAGCTGCCGGCCGAACGCAACGCCGAGGAGACCCCGACCGTCGTGCCCGGCGACGAGCTCGCCGCCCGGCGTCGCCGCCGTCAGGCCAGCTGA
- a CDS encoding FHA domain-containing protein, whose product MLTLETKELTDMLCPSCGHLNTEGSKFCSQCGEPLVTASETTKVIPAYTEDNDTDELNSEEKAAVTALPTGSSLLVVRRGPNAGARFLLDRDEITAGRHPRSDIFLDDITVSRHHVTFLRRPEGILLRDVGSLNGTYVNRTLVDGDILLKDGDEVQIGKFRMIYFTGGRGSR is encoded by the coding sequence CTGCTCACCCTCGAGACCAAGGAACTGACTGACATGTTGTGCCCCTCCTGCGGCCACCTGAACACCGAAGGCAGCAAGTTCTGCTCGCAATGCGGCGAGCCGTTGGTCACGGCGTCCGAGACGACCAAGGTCATCCCGGCGTACACCGAGGACAACGACACCGACGAGCTCAACTCCGAGGAGAAGGCGGCGGTCACCGCGCTGCCGACCGGCTCCTCGCTGCTCGTCGTCCGCCGCGGCCCGAACGCCGGCGCCCGCTTCCTGCTGGACCGTGACGAGATCACCGCGGGCCGCCATCCACGCTCCGACATCTTCCTCGACGACATCACCGTGTCGCGCCACCACGTGACGTTCCTCCGCCGTCCGGAGGGCATCCTGCTGCGTGACGTCGGCAGCCTCAACGGGACGTACGTCAACCGGACGCTGGTCGATGGCGACATCCTCCTCAAGGACGGGGACGAGGTGCAGATCGGGAAGTTCCGGATGATCTACTTCACCGGCGGACGTGGCTCCCGCTGA
- a CDS encoding YhjD/YihY/BrkB family envelope integrity protein, protein MTRLKEVPARAKRVPWIAHLLRMQHRYGTRLGDQFAGAITYFSVLALVPLLMITFAAIGFTLTVVRPDLLVLVEESITRQLSGIGPDLQRTISGIVRSFLVNWGTIGLVGLLSGIYSASGWAGNLKNAIRAQTRQQFDLAGHKRGILAETAVNVALMLGLLVLIPLTIALANASTTLTDLLLQLIGGEGIPGVGAALRLVGILATAAAGWVLFVYLLTVFPEERFAFRVTWRAALIGSVGLGLLSYLTSFLVAAFTGNAAAALFGPVIVLMLFLNLFARLILYVAAWMATAVQQANPLRVQDIDAPLVGAAASPPAPPGVPDTAPPGVPDMATVGGADDRVAAAAAPPPGSIQVSRRMAVRNARLALRTGWITGAVAGMGVGTLLAAVARLARRH, encoded by the coding sequence ATGACCAGGCTGAAGGAGGTGCCGGCCCGCGCGAAGCGGGTGCCCTGGATCGCGCACCTGCTGCGGATGCAGCACCGCTACGGCACCCGGCTGGGCGACCAGTTCGCCGGGGCGATCACCTACTTCTCGGTGCTGGCACTGGTGCCGCTGTTGATGATCACCTTCGCCGCGATCGGATTCACCCTCACCGTCGTACGTCCCGACCTGCTCGTCCTGGTCGAGGAGTCGATCACCCGCCAACTGTCCGGGATCGGGCCCGACCTGCAGCGGACGATCTCCGGGATCGTCCGCAGTTTCCTGGTCAACTGGGGCACCATCGGGCTGGTCGGTCTGCTGTCCGGGATCTACTCGGCCTCGGGCTGGGCGGGCAACCTGAAGAACGCGATCCGCGCCCAGACCCGACAGCAGTTCGACCTCGCCGGGCACAAGCGCGGCATCCTCGCGGAGACCGCGGTGAACGTCGCACTGATGCTGGGACTGCTGGTGCTGATCCCGCTCACCATCGCCCTGGCCAACGCCTCGACCACGCTGACCGACCTCCTGCTCCAGCTGATCGGCGGGGAGGGGATCCCCGGTGTGGGCGCGGCGCTGCGTCTGGTGGGGATCCTCGCCACCGCGGCGGCCGGCTGGGTGCTCTTCGTCTACCTGCTGACGGTGTTCCCGGAGGAGAGATTCGCCTTTCGGGTGACCTGGCGCGCCGCCCTGATCGGCTCGGTGGGGCTGGGTCTGCTGTCGTACCTGACGAGTTTCCTGGTCGCCGCCTTCACCGGCAACGCGGCCGCGGCACTGTTCGGCCCGGTGATCGTGCTGATGCTGTTCCTCAACCTGTTCGCGAGGTTGATCCTCTACGTCGCCGCCTGGATGGCGACCGCCGTCCAGCAGGCCAATCCGCTCCGCGTGCAGGACATCGACGCCCCGCTGGTGGGTGCGGCCGCGAGCCCGCCTGCCCCGCCCGGTGTACCGGACACGGCCCCGCCCGGTGTACCGGACATGGCAACGGTCGGCGGCGCCGACGACCGGGTCGCTGCGGCCGCCGCCCCGCCACCCGGCAGCATCCAGGTCAGCCGCAGGATGGCCGTACGCAACGCCCGGCTCGCGCTGCGCACCGGATGGATCACCGGTGCCGTGGCAGGGATGGGGGTGGGCACCCTGCTGGCCGCGGTGGCACGTCTGGCGCGTCGGCACTGA
- a CDS encoding small basic family protein gives MIPIIGLVVGIVLGIIFQPDVPAALQPYLPIAIIAAMDAMFGAFRAWLEGRFSDRVFVVSFFSNVLIAALIVWVGDQIGVGSQLSTGVVVVLSIRIFTNVAAIRRVIFHA, from the coding sequence GTGATCCCCATCATCGGGCTCGTCGTCGGCATCGTCCTCGGGATCATCTTCCAGCCAGACGTCCCGGCCGCCCTGCAGCCGTACCTCCCGATCGCGATCATCGCCGCGATGGACGCGATGTTCGGCGCGTTCCGGGCCTGGCTGGAGGGACGATTCAGCGACCGCGTCTTCGTCGTGTCGTTCTTCTCCAACGTGTTGATCGCCGCCCTGATCGTCTGGGTGGGCGACCAGATCGGTGTCGGCTCGCAGCTCTCGACCGGCGTGGTGGTGGTGCTCAGCATCCGCATCTTCACCAACGTCGCCGCCATCCGACGGGTCATCTTCCATGCGTGA
- a CDS encoding DUF881 domain-containing protein: MNGGRTERGATARTDSMDLLREIQASAVDPDYTRERAWAQGGRAHRWAQLPVFAAAAALFAMSMVLTTRAAPQIQTDRAAMVTAIEATQKQQDQLRQEIAATRAETYALQQKGLASDAGNARIAGQVEQLSIPTGAAPVVGPGLVIVVDDASTGAADARVIDTDLQQLVNGLWQAGAEGIAINDHRLTGLTAIRGAGDAITVDYRSLTRPYTIAVIGDPNSLQQTFITTDGGVWWNYLEKNIGIRMTITRQKKVQLPAATRVTLRQAKGGTP; this comes from the coding sequence GTGAACGGAGGGCGGACGGAGCGGGGGGCGACCGCGCGCACCGACAGCATGGATCTGCTGCGCGAGATCCAGGCCAGTGCGGTGGACCCCGACTACACCCGTGAACGTGCCTGGGCCCAGGGCGGTCGAGCGCATCGCTGGGCCCAGCTTCCGGTGTTCGCCGCCGCGGCGGCGCTGTTCGCGATGTCGATGGTGCTGACGACTCGGGCGGCCCCGCAGATCCAGACGGACCGGGCCGCCATGGTGACGGCGATCGAGGCCACCCAGAAGCAGCAGGACCAGCTCCGCCAGGAGATTGCGGCCACCCGCGCCGAGACGTACGCCCTGCAGCAGAAGGGCCTGGCCAGTGACGCCGGGAACGCGCGGATCGCCGGCCAGGTCGAGCAGCTCTCCATCCCGACCGGAGCGGCTCCTGTGGTCGGGCCTGGTCTGGTCATCGTGGTGGACGACGCGTCGACCGGGGCGGCCGACGCCCGGGTGATCGACACCGACCTGCAGCAACTGGTCAACGGACTGTGGCAGGCAGGAGCCGAGGGGATCGCGATCAACGATCACCGGCTCACCGGACTGACCGCCATCCGCGGAGCCGGCGACGCGATCACCGTCGACTATCGTTCCCTCACCCGGCCGTACACCATCGCGGTGATCGGCGACCCCAACAGCCTCCAGCAGACCTTCATCACCACCGACGGTGGTGTCTGGTGGAACTACCTGGAGAAGAACATCGGTATCCGCATGACCATCACCCGGCAGAAGAAGGTGCAGCTGCCGGCCGCGACCAGGGTCACGCTCCGCCAAGCGAAGGGAGGCACCCCGTGA
- the gcvH gene encoding glycine cleavage system protein GcvH yields the protein MELPEDLKYSEEHLWVRSGNGRAVRIGFTEYAVDQLREVVSIDLPTVDDLIAAGDVVGEVESVKAASDILSPVAGTVTHVNPDLDTNTALVNDDPYGDGWLFEVDLNDDDGVDDLLDADAYADLIES from the coding sequence ATGGAGCTCCCCGAAGACCTCAAGTACAGCGAGGAACACCTGTGGGTCCGGTCGGGGAACGGCCGGGCGGTCCGGATCGGTTTCACCGAGTACGCCGTCGACCAGCTCCGCGAAGTCGTCTCCATCGACCTGCCGACCGTGGATGACCTCATCGCCGCCGGTGACGTCGTCGGTGAGGTGGAATCGGTGAAGGCCGCCAGCGACATCCTCTCGCCGGTCGCCGGCACGGTCACCCACGTCAATCCCGATCTCGATACGAACACCGCCCTGGTGAACGACGACCCGTACGGTGACGGCTGGCTGTTCGAGGTCGACCTCAACGACGACGACGGCGTCGACGACCTGCTCGACGCCGATGCGTACGCCGACCTGATCGAGTCCTGA
- a CDS encoding pyrophosphate--fructose-6-phosphate 1-phosphotransferase, with amino-acid sequence MPGKVALLTAGGFAPCLSSAIGGLIQRYTEIAPEREIIAYKHGYQGLLQGDFLTVTPAVRASAGLLHTYGGSPIGNSRVKLTNEKDLLERGLIQPGENALKVAADRLVADGVEILHTIGGDDTNTTAADLAAYLHEHDYELTVVGLPKTIDNDIVPIRQSLGAQTAAEMGAVFARNIIAEHNSVGRELIVHEVMGRHCGWLTAATAREYRNWLDTRAWLPEIGLSREAWEVHAVYVPEDEFSIDDEAARLKEIMDRVGNVTIFLSEGAGVEGIVQELEESGEEVPRDAFGHVKLDKINPGNWFASQFAERIGAEKVLVQKSGYYSRSAAPVEWDVDLISSMCDLAVESALGKVPGVIGNDEEHDDELRAIEFERIKGGKPFDVTSEWFTEMLRQIGQPMPKSTKPLQD; translated from the coding sequence ATGCCGGGCAAGGTAGCTCTGCTGACGGCCGGTGGCTTCGCCCCCTGCCTGTCCTCCGCCATCGGCGGTCTCATCCAGCGCTACACCGAGATCGCCCCCGAGCGCGAGATCATCGCGTACAAGCACGGATACCAGGGTCTCCTCCAGGGGGACTTCCTCACGGTGACGCCGGCCGTCCGAGCGAGCGCCGGTCTGCTCCACACGTACGGCGGGTCGCCGATCGGCAACTCGCGCGTGAAGCTCACCAATGAGAAGGACCTGCTCGAGCGCGGTCTGATCCAGCCCGGGGAGAACGCTCTCAAGGTCGCGGCCGATCGCCTGGTCGCCGACGGTGTCGAGATCCTGCACACGATCGGTGGGGACGACACCAACACCACCGCGGCCGATCTGGCCGCCTACCTGCACGAGCACGACTACGAGTTGACCGTGGTCGGTCTGCCGAAGACCATCGACAACGACATCGTGCCGATCCGTCAGTCGCTCGGCGCCCAGACCGCCGCCGAGATGGGCGCGGTCTTCGCCCGCAACATCATCGCGGAACACAACTCTGTCGGTCGCGAGCTCATCGTCCACGAGGTGATGGGCCGGCACTGCGGCTGGCTGACCGCCGCCACCGCCCGCGAGTACCGCAACTGGCTGGACACCCGCGCCTGGCTGCCGGAGATCGGGCTGAGCCGCGAGGCCTGGGAGGTACACGCCGTGTACGTCCCCGAGGACGAGTTCAGCATCGACGACGAGGCGGCCCGCCTCAAGGAGATCATGGACCGGGTCGGCAACGTGACGATCTTCCTGTCCGAGGGCGCCGGTGTCGAGGGCATCGTGCAGGAGCTCGAGGAGTCCGGCGAGGAGGTGCCGCGGGACGCCTTCGGGCACGTCAAGCTCGACAAGATCAACCCGGGCAACTGGTTCGCCAGCCAGTTCGCCGAGCGGATCGGCGCCGAGAAGGTGCTGGTCCAGAAGTCCGGCTACTACTCCCGGTCCGCCGCTCCGGTCGAGTGGGACGTCGACCTGATCTCCTCGATGTGCGATCTCGCCGTGGAGTCGGCGCTGGGCAAGGTGCCCGGCGTGATCGGCAACGACGAGGAGCACGACGACGAGTTGCGCGCCATCGAGTTCGAGCGGATCAAGGGCGGCAAGCCGTTCGACGTGACCAGCGAGTGGTTCACCGAGATGCTGCGCCAGATCGGCCAGCCGATGCCGAAGTCCACCAAGCCGCTGCAGGACTGA